The Xiphophorus maculatus strain JP 163 A chromosome 7, X_maculatus-5.0-male, whole genome shotgun sequence region aggaataattgacTTGGAACAATCTCCTATGACTTGTAAaagttgtaagttagttttgtcgtGTTTCaattgtactaagatatttgtagtagaaactagatcaaaaatacttggtaagattggTTAGTTTTGCAGTGTCAGTCTTGTTCCTTGCAGGTGATGAAGTCGGTTtcagattttctctctctctgcttccaGGTTACTGTACCTGCTTCAGCAGAGCTCGTCCAGCCTGCAGCTGAGGACGGAGTGCGCCGTGGTGCTGGGCAGTCTGGCCATGGGCACCGAGAACAACATCAAGTCCTTGGTGGACTGTCACATCATCCCCACCCTGCTCCAAGGTGAAGCTATAAAACACACCGCCATGCatgcaaataagaaaacaagGGCAAACGGTCGTTCCTTTTGCTTTGCAGGTCTCCTGTGTCCAGACCTGGTCTTCACTGAAGCCTGTCTTCGATGTCTCAGAACTGTCTTCATCAGTCCCGTTACGCCTGTGCAGCTGCTGTATACAGTAGGTCACCTTACACCTGACTCTGGGCAGCACATGTTTACAGGGCCTTCCTTTCCTTGCAATTCTAGATCCTTGCAATGTGATTATTCACAATAATACATCTTTTAGGTCCtatgcactgcaaaaatgctaaatcttaccaagtagttttagggctgtttctagtgcaaatatctgtgTACACTTGTagtaaggcaaaactaacttacaagtagctgTAAACCAAGATGGaacttgttttgagtcaataaatccttaatattgctgaaaaaaatactagttccactggcagattatttcatttataattaaacatttttcccatattacaagtgaaataatctgccagtggaattattactttttatcattattaaggaattattgactttaaaaacgagctcctatattttgctcaacagtaacttttaagttagttttgccttattttaagtgtactaaaatGTTTGCGCTAGAAACtagaataaaaatacttggtaagatttagtgtctACGCATGTGTCTATTTGATTacagaattatttttcagaTGACTCTTCTGTACATGTAGAGGAACGAGTTGATATATTTTACAGCACCGTTAGAAACCACTTAGTGACGTCTCTAAGGTGAAGTTGATGCTTTCTGAACTGGATTCAGTGAGGATTTGATACTGCAGGAACTTAATCGCAGCTTCactattcaaattcaaaaatactttattgatcccaaaggatCAATTtcacatgtactgtatattctcCACATTGCTCTACATTTATTGTCAGAACTGTAGTGTAAGTAtgcttgtttctgctttttgtcaGTGCTGTGAGGCCATGCACATATAGTGTTGTTGTATGTTTTACTAAAGGATCCCACTGTGATTCCCCATCTCATGTCTCTACTGAGCAACTCCCAGAGAACCCAGGAGTACATCACTCAGATCTTCTCCCACTGTTGTAAGGTATTTGACGGTATTTGGTCACACACGAACATAATGGATTCaatcccacacacacagacacacacacatatatccAGACTGTAATCCGCTGCTGATTGTTGTCCGCAGACCCCAGAGCACCAGACTGTTCTTTTCAACCACGGCGCCATCCAGAATATCGCCCCTCTGCTTATTTCACCCTCCTATAAGGTACGCAGCTCCTCCCAGTGAGGTCGTCTGACGTGTTCTTACCGCCAGTGATGCGTACATCAACTTCTACATCATTCCCTCCTCAGGTCCGGATGCAGGCGTTAAAGTGTTTCTCAGTCCTGGCCTATGAGAACACTCAGGTCTCCATGACACTGGTGAATGGTGAGATTCTCACCTGCTTTTGGTTTTCCCTCcactttttctcctcttctgaGCTCTGCTTGTTGTTCTGTTGCTGGCAGTGCTGGTGGATGGTGAGCAGCTCACTCAggtatttgttaaaatgatgCAAAGGGATCAACCCGTTGAAATGCAGCTAACAGCAGCCAAATGGTGAGTGTTGCAGCGGTTTTGCCAATAACGCATCAtagttgcagtatgtaacttttacaaacaatatgtttcttttttacatatttggtaAAACTATCACTATGCACAAACaatataatatgagacagatcatctgtgaaaaaaatgaagctccTCACACTTCTCCTTGTACTTTATGGCTGTCTGTAGAAATACACTCTctagtcagaaacaaccaatcagagccaggaggagggtcttaacgGGGTCAACCATCACAATTGGACCTCTtatgaaaacatggaaaaatagaATTGGGTGGGTTGTTTAAATTTGGGCTGATTTTCCTTCGACATAATTTTTAGAAAGTATTCATAGAAATATTTAGTTGAAATATCTATCAttgtgtggcagaaaagcacaaaagttgtacattttaataaatgtacatcTTCTTACGCTAATTTTattagttcatttatttttaaatgtctaaaatctTGCAGACCAGAGTCTGTAATGAATGCTAAAGCCAGTTAGCATAGCCCACAGTGACAgcagataaatagtttttttgaaACGggaagttgtttctccaccattaagTAACTTATACACATgcgtgattgacagcactaaggccTTTCTCCTGGCTccaattggttgtttttggtcggtaGCGGTCCATTTCTGCAGATTGCAAATTTATCACTGGGAGGAAGTGAAAGggctagattttttttcccccacaggtcatctgtctcataccatactgttaCTATATGGTGCCAGTtttaacaaatctgtaaaaaacacactttttataaaagttatagaCTTCAGCTTTACAGTTAGAGCGTGTTTGTTGTTTGCGTTGACCTCATGTGTGGCTGCTGTTTCCATTCCAGTCTAACCTACATGTGTCGAGCAGGTGCCATCAGGACCGACGACGGCTGCATAGTACTAAAGGTTTGGATCTTTTTACCCCTGCATTTTGTCCTAACTACCGACGGTGAGCCGTTTCTGTGCGACGTTTCTGTGCGAcgtcacttcctgttgtgtgtTCAGACGTTGCCCTGCCTCGTGCGAATGTGCAGTAAAGAGCATTTACTGGAGGAGAGAGTGGAGGGTGCAGAGACACTAGCCTACCTGATGGAGCCCGACGTGGAGCTGCAGAGGATCGCCAGCACCACCGACCACCTGGTGGCCATGTTGGCCGACTACTTCAAGTACCCCAGCTCTGTGTCTGCCATCGCTGACATCAAGAGGGTGGGTCTAAGCAGGCCTTTTACATGTATCTGACTGAAATGGAGAGTTTGGGTTATATGAAATAAGTTATCAATATTTCCTGTACCAGTTGTAGAAAGATGTTTCATTGCACTGTTTGTGGGAGAGTGGTTATTTCCTCAGATTGGTGGAAGCCTTTTACAGATTGTTTAGCCTGAGTAATTGCTTGTAAATTGAATAGAAATTCCTGGTTAGTCTTTGGTCTCGGCTGCTTGTGTTTTGTCTGGGTTCAGTTTCACCTTCTGTCTGTGTGCTGCTGTTAGATAAATGTGTAagaattgaataaaaaacaggaatgaAAATCACATCAGATCACTCCTAGCCTAAAAGATTTTGGTGATTTCTGTCAATTTCAATACCTACTTATAACTGTGTCATCAAATGATCAGTATGACCAAACTTCTGATTCATGGTGGGTACACAGATGCTGGATTGTGATGTGATTATGTCTTTCTTGTGTAATATGATGGCATATTTATGTACTCTACACTCTTTTCAACTTAATTTGAAAGTCATTTGCTTCAGGCTTTCTTCCTCCCTTTAATCTTTTGATTGTTGGTTCTTTCCCAATGGGCTTTTGGGTCTGGATGggattgttttaaatgttttacagaacCTTTTTTGATTAAAGCTAAAAGCCGTCCGTATTGAAATGTTGCGCCTGTCCACTCTGCAGCTGGACCATGACCTTAAACATGCACATGAGCTGAGACAAGCTGCTTTCAAGCTCTACGCCTCTCTGGGCTCAAATGACGAGGACATTCGCAAAAAGGTTCTGCAgtcagttttttcccccccattccTGCATGTGTGGGTGATATGAACACATGCTCATGTTCCAATGCACTGCCTTTGTTTACTTCAGatcacagagacagaaaacatgatgGACCGAATAGTCAGCGGCCTATCGGAATCCAGCATTAAAGTGCGGCTGGCAGCGGTGAGGTGAGCCTCTCTCAACTTCGTTTTCCACTTTGAAGAAGTGGAATGCATGCACAAGCAGGCATTACTTGTGCATCAAGTAATGCCTGCAGGATTCATTTTAACTTTGGAGCTCTTCATACTGATGCCATACTGATAATAAAACCATAACACTATGAATGTGTATGAAAATGTTCCCAACAATTAGATGAAGGAAACTGAACTTGAAGGAACTGTGTAAATACGCTGAACCAAAATAGTGCATGAACCCAAGATTAAAGGTTAGAGCtacagtatgcaacttttacaaaaatgtgttttagccCTCACATCCagttgttaaaactgtcaccatgttgaaGCAGTGTgatatgagacagatgatctaCGAAAAGATGGAGGCGTCTGCAGAAATGTACCGCTCGCAGtcaaaaacaactaatcagagccaggaggagggccttagcgctgtcaatcaacatcGCTTACTCGCTGTAATGTGCTAATGGTgcagaaacaacttaccattagaTGATAACtgtgttgtggtgaaccagatGTAGTGTAGCGGAGAAAAAGTGAAAGGTTGTGAGCAACACGAGGATGACTGACAGAGCTACGACCCtattcctggctctgattggttgttttttacaGAGCGGTGTATTTGCTCAGACGACTGTtagaaggaggcagaggagcctttttttttttgtcatattagactgtcacgacatggtgatagttttaacaaatatctaGAATCCATATTTTTCATAGAAGTTGCTGTAATGTTTGTCCATGTGTGCATGTCTCCTCCTCTCCCCTCTTCACTCCTCTGCAGGTGTCTTCATAGTCTTTCCCGGTCAGTGCAGCAACTAAGGACCAGCTTTCATGATCATGCTGTGTGGAAGCCCCTCATGAAGGTCAGTTTGAACCGATctccactcaactttctgaCTGAAGTAAGACTAGAATCTGTTCCAGCTGTCAGGCTGTTCACTATGaatgatgtgtttgtgtgcagctgctgcagaacgCCCCAGATGAAGTCCTGGTCATGGCTTCCTCAACACTATGCaacctgctgctggagttctcaCCAAGTAAAGAGGTGATGATGTCACTAGACACTGAAGAAGCCCTCACATCCAGTTGTTTTTAGATATAGTTGATCAATTATATGTGGCTCAGTTTGTGAAGagagtacattttaaatttaatggaCAGTAGACCAGTTTAAAGTTGATCTGTAAATGAAGTTATTTCCAACAGCCCATCCTGGAGTCTGGGGTGATCGAGTTACTATGCAGTCTGACTCAGAGCGACAGCCCTGCTCTCAGGGTAAATGGCATCTGGGCCCTGATGGTAACGAGCaaacttttgtttcattatagaattcatttattaaaaaaaaagaagaaaccaaaatatgGTGATGGGAAAAACTCCCATCTTATATGTATAGATGTGTTGAATCCCCCCCATGATGTGTTTCCAGAACATGGCGTTCCAGGCCGATCAGAAGGTGAAGGTGGAGATTGTCCGGTGTCTGGGCACCGAGCAGCTGTTCCGCCTGCTCTCTGACCCCGACACCAACGTGCTGATGAAGACTCTTGGTTTGCTGCGTAACCTACTGTCAACGCGCCCGGTGAGACGTagacccccccgccccccaaacacacacacacacacacacacacacacacacacacacacacacacacacacacacacacacacacacacacacacacacacacacacacacacacacacacacacacacacacacacacacacacacagaatatTCTGTTTGTGTTCCCTCAcagctaaaaacacaaaatcttaccaagtaccaagtctggttgaacgatgtgtgtgtccagttgatttttgtatttttttttcgtttttggggggattttattgtaatccataggggggcccagaaaatctttgggaaccactgtactaatcaaaggcaactgTAAACGGCTGGGTCTTTAGTCTTGATTTGAAGGAACttagtgtttcagctgttttgcagttttctggaagtttgtttcagattagaggagcataaaaaTGTTGTCACTGCACTGGGGCATCCATTCCCTCTGACTGGACTTGCATACGAGCCAATAGTAAACTCCCAAACAGTAGAAATGATCAATTACAGAATGCTGTGTAGGAAATGCAGACGGACCAGTTAGAGGTGAGATTCAGGCTGTGTCTATGTCTGGATTTCTATTAGTTGAACAGCTCAGCCAGCGCTGCATTCAGGCTTCTCTCTGAGCCGTAATGTGCTGAATGTGAAGGATTTCTCCATGCATCTCAACACTGacctccctctgctctcctcatGCTGCCAGCACATAGACCAGATCATGAGCTCTCATGGGAAGCAGATCATGCAGGCGGTGACCCTGATCCTGGAAGCCGAGCACAGCATAGAGGTCAAAGAGCAGGTGAGCATGCGAAACAGGATTTCTCTGCAGCACTTCGTCTTGCTGCTGCACTGCAGGATGGGATTTCTACGTTTTGAGTTAAATCTGTGATCAGCTCAGATGAAAGCACTGACtcttcgttttgtttttttttgttcactcaGACGCTGTGCATCCTCGCCAACATCGCCGATGGAAACACAGCCAAGGAGCTCATCATGACTAATGATGACATGCTCCAGAAAATTAAATACTACATGGTACGGCCCAGTGTTGATCCAACCCAGTGTTGAACTTTTCAACACAAGCTTGCTTCATTGTTGCTTTCTGATTTTAGCCTCatgaaaaaagaacatttatttagaatagaatagaatagaattcaactttattgtcattgcactgtcacaagtacaagcaacgagatgtagtttgcatctatccagaagtgctctacgagatataaatatttatttacagatgtacaaatgtacaacaaaatgtacatttagctagaagctaaatatttatttcattttgtttaattagatTTGTATTACATGAGGATGTTTTGTATGCTCTTATTACTCGCGTTGAGAATAGTCAATAACTTCTATAAAAGAATGCCTTGATGATTTATTATTAAGactgaagtaaaaatgttaGAATAGAACTATAGATTCAGGATTTCAAGAAACATTTGAAGAATAAATCACTAACAATGTATATAGACATGTGattaatatcaatagataatacatctgatagaatattcactgaacaccaacccagaaccgcacagcattctgggcgATGTAGGCAAAGGAAAAGATTTAACTGCTCAACCTTTGACAGCGAGCTAAGCTATTTGGTGGCATCAATTAACtgtctttggttacctagcaacaactgtTGCTAAGTAACTTGGGTAGcagcagttttatgttttgctacACTGCctcataactttaaaaaaaaaaaccaaaaaaacaatggAGTGAAACTCCGGACAGAACAGGAGAGGTCACATCACCAGTTTGACAATTATCAGTATTGACTGATACATGAGCTGATATGATGATAAGTTTTTCAGCCGTATTGTCCAGcctgacatttaaaattgtGCTCACGGTTCAGAAAGCGTTGGTTTCGCTACAGAACAGGGCTGTGTGTCTTTGACTTCCTCTCCGTCCTCTGTTCCCACAGGGACACTCGAACGTGAAGCTGCAGCTCGCCGCCACCTTCTGTGTGTCCAACCTCATCTGGAACGAGGAGGACGGTAAGGACTGCTGCCAGCTGGTCGATTCAGATTACAGAAGAACTCatggatgtaaaaaaatatggcAGAAAAAGAGAGTTTCTGTTAAATTCCTGTCACATGAtctttttagtaattttttcaTTGAGGAACATTACAGTTGCTGATTGTAATTattggttttctgtttatttcagatttctCCCAcgtcatttttaaaagtactttctTGTCCACCGAAATCTGGTTTAAAATTTAATCCAGTTCCaatcaaagtcaaaaatttgaTAGAAAGCACAGCAAAGccttgagattaatctcagacattttctagaattaaaaatatatatacatttctgaaatgtgaaaatcagGAATTTCCAACTTTCTTTtccaagaaaatttctgaaattaaaataaaaacgtcaGAATTCTTTTTGGCAGCAATTTACTCCTTCTTTTAATCtgtctacaatggccctaatttGCTGTTGTAGGATGATTGCAGACTAAGTATTAATCAGTACCATGTCCCCACCTGagtctgtttttaaagtaaaatcagCTTTACAAACTCGGCGTCTTGGACACGATGATGAAGTTTTCCGGTTTGCTCCTGGTTGTGCGTTAGGTTCTCAGGATCGCCAGGACAAGCTGAGGGAGATGGGCTTTGTGGACGTCCTGCACAAACTGACGCAGTCAGCCGATCCCAACCTCAGCGACAGGTGGGCCACTGAGCAGAAAACCTCTTTGCCCCTTCCGTTAGCAAAGACTGTTGTCTGaccttgatgatgatgatgatgatgacgtgtttgtgtctctgtcaGGGCGAAGACGGCGTTGCAACAATACCTAGCATGACTACAGTGGGCAGCGATCCTCTACTGCCAGGCTAACTGACGGTCATCTAGAGGACGCCTGTCGCTGC contains the following coding sequences:
- the armc8 gene encoding armadillo repeat-containing protein 8, yielding MACLLEAPLRISVLSEVTATSRHYVDRLFDPDPQKVLQGVIDMKNAVIGNNKQKANLIVLGAVPRLLYLLQQSSSSLQLRTECAVVLGSLAMGTENNIKSLVDCHIIPTLLQGLLCPDLVFTEACLRCLRTVFISPVTPVQLLYTDPTVIPHLMSLLSNSQRTQEYITQIFSHCCKTPEHQTVLFNHGAIQNIAPLLISPSYKVRMQALKCFSVLAYENTQVSMTLVNVLVDGEQLTQVFVKMMQRDQPVEMQLTAAKCLTYMCRAGAIRTDDGCIVLKTLPCLVRMCSKEHLLEERVEGAETLAYLMEPDVELQRIASTTDHLVAMLADYFKYPSSVSAIADIKRLDHDLKHAHELRQAAFKLYASLGSNDEDIRKKITETENMMDRIVSGLSESSIKVRLAAVRCLHSLSRSVQQLRTSFHDHAVWKPLMKLLQNAPDEVLVMASSTLCNLLLEFSPSKEPILESGVIELLCSLTQSDSPALRVNGIWALMNMAFQADQKVKVEIVRCLGTEQLFRLLSDPDTNVLMKTLGLLRNLLSTRPHIDQIMSSHGKQIMQAVTLILEAEHSIEVKEQTLCILANIADGNTAKELIMTNDDMLQKIKYYMGHSNVKLQLAATFCVSNLIWNEEDGSQDRQDKLREMGFVDVLHKLTQSADPNLSDRAKTALQQYLA